From the genome of Virgibacillus proomii, one region includes:
- a CDS encoding ATP-grasp domain-containing protein: MLKGWLIYSKKDIGINRAYIDWFITEAALQSIELELIHRENLTIGVLNNKHTVLLNKTHPVLPDFAVVRTIDPMLSLHLETCGVVVCNNARIATICNHKALTHHYVHSLGIPMVDTVYCKKLDLPANPPFPYPFVMKEVGGRGGQQVYFIKNDQEYAAYKKSLPTTDFVLQSSQVWHGQDVRVFVIGKHIIAAVLRKSHTDFRANYKLGGSASLYHLTKKEYRMVQKIVDHFPFDMVGIDFLVGLNGELLFNEIEDVVGSRTLSAVSDINLLRLYVKHINEQLMNRQGL, translated from the coding sequence ATGCTTAAAGGGTGGTTAATCTATAGTAAAAAAGATATTGGTATTAATCGGGCCTACATCGATTGGTTCATTACAGAAGCTGCTTTACAATCGATCGAGCTTGAACTTATCCATCGAGAAAATCTAACTATCGGTGTTCTGAATAATAAACATACTGTGTTATTAAATAAAACCCATCCTGTCTTACCAGATTTTGCTGTTGTCCGTACGATAGATCCAATGCTTAGCCTGCATCTGGAAACATGTGGAGTGGTGGTATGTAACAATGCACGAATAGCAACGATTTGTAATCATAAAGCATTGACACATCACTACGTTCATTCATTAGGTATCCCCATGGTTGATACGGTCTATTGTAAAAAATTAGACTTACCAGCAAATCCGCCATTTCCGTACCCCTTTGTTATGAAAGAGGTAGGCGGACGAGGCGGACAACAAGTTTATTTCATCAAAAATGATCAGGAATATGCAGCTTATAAGAAATCACTACCGACAACCGATTTCGTCCTTCAGTCCAGTCAGGTATGGCACGGACAAGATGTCCGGGTATTTGTAATCGGAAAACATATTATCGCTGCTGTTTTACGAAAAAGTCACACAGATTTTCGAGCAAACTATAAGCTGGGAGGGAGTGCAAGCTTATATCACTTAACGAAAAAGGAATACCGTATGGTGCAAAAAATCGTGGACCATTTCCCATTTGACATGGTGGGAATTGATTTTTTAGTTGGCTTAAATGGAGAATTACTTTTTAATGAAATTGAAGATGTGGTTGGTTCTCGTACATTAAGTGCTGTCAGTGATATCAATCTTCTGCGCTTATATGTAAAACATATAAACGAACAATTAATGAACAGGCAGGGATTATAG
- the hemL gene encoding glutamate-1-semialdehyde 2,1-aminomutase — protein MANFTKSVDAYKEAVNLMPGGVNSPVRAFKSVGMSPIFMDSGKGSKITDIDGNEYIDYVLSWGPLILGHADERVVTKLKEIAEKGTSFGAPTLLENELAQLVIERVPSVEVVRMVNSGTEATMSALRVARGYTGRDKIVKFEGSYHGHGDSLLIKAGSGVATLGLPDSPGVPKSIAQNTITVPYNDLDGVRDAFKNYGDDIAAVILEPVCGNMGVVPPKAGFLQGLREITQQHGTLLIFDEVMTGFRVDYNCAQGHFGVTPDMTCLGKVIGGGLPVGAFGGKREIMEKVAPTGPIYQAGTLSGNPLAMTAGLETLKALDKSAYEKINQKVDRLVAGYKEASEKYDIPLHINRAGSMMGVFFTNKEVINFATAQTANLDHFAKYYRLMIEQGVFLPPSQFEGLFLSTAHTDEDIEHTVQAIDFAFSKLNDTN, from the coding sequence ATGGCTAATTTTACGAAATCAGTAGATGCTTATAAAGAAGCAGTAAATTTGATGCCTGGTGGTGTAAACTCACCTGTACGTGCATTTAAGTCCGTTGGGATGTCACCTATTTTTATGGATTCAGGAAAGGGCTCTAAAATCACGGATATTGACGGTAATGAATACATTGATTATGTATTGAGCTGGGGTCCATTGATTTTAGGTCATGCGGATGAACGTGTCGTAACAAAGCTAAAAGAAATAGCAGAAAAAGGGACAAGCTTCGGTGCGCCAACTTTACTGGAAAATGAACTTGCACAATTAGTAATTGAACGTGTGCCGTCAGTCGAAGTTGTGCGAATGGTCAACTCGGGAACAGAGGCCACGATGAGTGCCTTACGGGTTGCTAGGGGCTACACGGGTAGAGATAAAATTGTTAAGTTTGAAGGAAGTTATCATGGACATGGAGATTCGCTTTTGATTAAAGCAGGTTCGGGTGTAGCAACACTTGGGCTTCCTGATAGTCCTGGTGTACCAAAATCCATCGCACAAAATACGATTACTGTACCGTACAATGATTTAGACGGTGTACGCGATGCTTTTAAAAATTATGGAGATGATATTGCTGCTGTCATCCTTGAGCCTGTTTGTGGTAATATGGGGGTCGTACCACCAAAAGCCGGCTTTTTACAAGGTTTAAGAGAGATTACGCAACAACATGGTACATTGTTAATCTTTGATGAAGTAATGACAGGTTTTCGGGTTGACTATAATTGTGCTCAAGGGCATTTTGGGGTTACACCGGATATGACTTGTCTTGGTAAAGTAATTGGTGGCGGTTTGCCAGTGGGTGCATTTGGCGGTAAACGGGAAATAATGGAAAAGGTAGCACCAACCGGTCCAATCTACCAAGCAGGTACGTTATCTGGAAATCCATTGGCTATGACAGCAGGTCTTGAAACATTAAAGGCGTTAGATAAATCCGCTTATGAAAAAATTAATCAAAAGGTAGACCGATTAGTGGCAGGTTATAAGGAAGCTAGTGAAAAGTATGATATTCCACTTCATATAAATCGTGCTGGTTCAATGATGGGTGTCTTTTTTACTAATAAAGAAGTAATTAATTTTGCAACTGCTCAAACTGCTAATCTCGATCATTTTGCAAAATATTACCGTCTCATGATCGAACAAGGTGTCTTCTTACCGCCATCACAATTTGAAGGTCTATTCTTATCTACTGCACATACAGATGAGGATATCGAACATACTGTTCAAGCGATTGATTTTGCTTTTTCAAAATTAAATGACACAAATTAA
- the hemB gene encoding porphobilinogen synthase, whose protein sequence is MIKTPEFARHRRLRNSQAMRDLVRETHLHVDDFIYPMFVVDGENIKREVPSMPGVYQVSIDLLAEEVEELEQLDIKALILFGVPKEKDEQGTGAFVEDGIVQEATRLIKKEFPTMLVLADTCLCEYTSHGHCGVIHNQDVDNDASLKLLAKTAVSQAKAGADIIAPSNMMDGFVAVIRKALDEAGYTEIPIMSYAVKYASSFYGPFRDAADSTPQFGDRKTYQMDPANRLEAIREAKSDVAEGADFLIVKPALAYLDIVREVRNNFDVPIVAYNVSGEYAMVKAAAQNGWIDEQALVMEKLVSMKRAGADLIITYFAKDAARWLKNKK, encoded by the coding sequence GTGATTAAAACGCCGGAATTTGCTCGTCATCGGAGATTAAGAAATTCTCAAGCGATGCGAGATTTAGTAAGAGAAACACATTTACATGTTGATGATTTTATTTATCCAATGTTTGTTGTAGACGGAGAAAACATCAAACGAGAGGTCCCATCTATGCCAGGGGTATATCAGGTTTCAATAGATTTATTAGCTGAAGAAGTAGAAGAACTTGAACAACTAGATATAAAGGCTTTAATTCTATTTGGTGTACCTAAGGAAAAAGATGAGCAAGGTACGGGCGCTTTTGTAGAAGACGGTATTGTACAAGAAGCAACGAGATTAATTAAGAAGGAATTCCCGACGATGCTTGTACTTGCAGATACATGTTTATGTGAATATACATCACATGGTCATTGCGGTGTAATTCATAATCAAGATGTGGATAATGATGCATCATTAAAATTATTGGCAAAAACAGCAGTTTCACAAGCAAAGGCTGGAGCGGATATTATCGCACCATCTAATATGATGGATGGATTTGTAGCAGTTATTAGAAAAGCATTGGACGAGGCTGGCTATACAGAAATTCCGATTATGTCGTATGCCGTTAAATATGCTTCTTCATTTTATGGTCCATTTCGTGATGCAGCAGATAGCACACCACAGTTTGGTGACAGAAAAACATATCAAATGGATCCAGCTAATCGATTAGAAGCAATTCGAGAAGCAAAATCAGATGTCGCTGAAGGTGCAGACTTTTTAATCGTGAAGCCGGCTTTAGCCTATTTAGACATCGTTAGAGAAGTAAGAAATAATTTTGATGTACCTATAGTAGCTTATAATGTTAGTGGTGAATATGCGATGGTTAAAGCTGCAGCACAGAATGGCTGGATTGATGAACAAGCGCTTGTCATGGAAAAGCTGGTGTCGATGAAGCGTGCTGGAGCAGATCTTATCATTACCTATTTTGCAAAAGATGCAGCAAGATGGTTGAAAAATAAGAAATAG
- a CDS encoding uroporphyrinogen-III synthase — MELPFKGQRILITREKNKAAVFAEKIRSLGGEPIQIPLLTIACKDTKDTFYYLKGVKDYSWIFFTSANGVDCFFRLAEHYHISLNWIRNVKIAVVGKKTANALAKWINDEVDFIPTCFNADTMAAEFLQEYPLADNLLLIRGNRSRDVLPKCFTKANKTFASLEVYETHINRHMEPLLKTAIGNSIIDYITFTSPSTVEAFAEMTPIRNKAPCVCIGTTTEQRARELGFWPVLTSSEFTIDGMIHCMLKDLKQKGR, encoded by the coding sequence ATGGAATTGCCTTTTAAAGGACAGCGGATTCTGATAACCCGGGAAAAAAATAAAGCTGCTGTGTTTGCAGAAAAAATTCGCAGTTTAGGAGGGGAACCAATACAAATCCCCCTCTTAACGATTGCATGTAAAGATACAAAGGACACTTTTTATTATCTTAAAGGAGTAAAGGATTACAGCTGGATTTTTTTTACCAGTGCTAATGGGGTCGATTGTTTTTTTCGGCTTGCTGAGCATTATCATATTAGTTTAAACTGGATTAGAAATGTTAAGATAGCTGTCGTTGGTAAAAAAACTGCCAATGCTCTAGCAAAATGGATCAATGATGAGGTTGATTTTATTCCAACCTGTTTTAATGCTGATACGATGGCAGCTGAATTTTTACAAGAATATCCATTAGCTGATAATCTATTGCTTATTCGAGGAAATCGCTCACGAGATGTATTACCGAAATGCTTTACAAAAGCTAACAAAACATTTGCTTCGCTTGAAGTGTATGAGACACATATAAATAGGCACATGGAACCTTTATTAAAGACTGCTATCGGAAATTCAATAATTGATTATATTACGTTTACCAGTCCATCTACTGTAGAAGCCTTTGCAGAGATGACGCCAATTCGAAACAAAGCACCATGCGTTTGCATCGGTACGACAACGGAACAACGGGCAAGGGAGCTTGGCTTTTGGCCCGTGCTCACATCAAGCGAATTTACGATTGATGGCATGATTCATTGCATGCTGAAAGATCTTAAGCAGAAAGGAAGATAA
- the hemC gene encoding hydroxymethylbilane synthase translates to MRKIVVGSRKSNLAVTQTNWVIDQLKQAGISNDFEVKKIVTKGDQILDVTLSKVGGKGLFVKEIEQAMYDKQIDLAVHSMKDMPAAMPEGLIITSIPVREDHRDALISKQNIRFEDLPKGAIIGTSSLRRAAQLLAARPDIKIKWIRGNIETRIRKLKEEDYDAIILAVSGLKRVGLSESLITEYLAPDICVPAVGQGALAIECREDDQELREILAKINDEPTARTVQAERTFLHLLEGGCQVPIGGYAYLEEDTIILTALVGTPDGKTILKEVVRGKDPETVGKEAADLLKQRGADQIIKQVKEELDQ, encoded by the coding sequence TTGCGAAAAATTGTTGTTGGTTCACGAAAAAGTAATCTGGCGGTAACACAAACAAATTGGGTAATAGACCAATTAAAGCAAGCGGGGATATCAAACGACTTTGAAGTTAAAAAAATTGTTACAAAAGGGGATCAAATACTTGATGTTACGTTATCTAAAGTAGGTGGTAAGGGACTATTCGTCAAAGAAATTGAACAAGCAATGTACGATAAACAAATTGATCTAGCAGTACATAGCATGAAAGATATGCCGGCTGCGATGCCAGAGGGTCTTATTATTACTTCTATTCCTGTCCGAGAAGATCATCGTGACGCACTTATTTCTAAACAAAATATTCGATTTGAAGATTTGCCAAAGGGGGCAATTATCGGCACAAGCAGTTTGCGCCGAGCAGCTCAATTGTTAGCTGCTCGACCTGATATCAAGATAAAATGGATACGCGGAAATATCGAAACACGAATCCGGAAGCTAAAAGAAGAAGATTATGACGCAATTATTTTAGCAGTATCGGGTTTAAAGCGAGTTGGATTAAGCGAATCCTTGATAACAGAATATTTGGCTCCGGACATCTGTGTGCCAGCAGTGGGTCAAGGTGCGCTTGCAATTGAATGTCGGGAGGACGATCAGGAATTACGAGAGATCTTGGCAAAAATAAATGATGAACCGACTGCTCGTACTGTCCAAGCCGAGCGGACTTTTCTTCATTTACTTGAAGGAGGGTGCCAAGTTCCAATTGGTGGCTATGCTTACTTAGAAGAAGATACGATCATTCTTACGGCATTAGTGGGGACTCCAGATGGTAAGACGATTTTAAAAGAAGTGGTACGAGGAAAGGACCCAGAGACTGTCGGAAAAGAAGCTGCTGATTTATTAAAACAACGAGGTGCTGATCAAATAATTAAACAGGTAAAAGAGGAGCTTGACCAGTAA
- a CDS encoding ATP-grasp domain-containing protein — protein MHKNGWIIYNDSLPGNKFIDFAEWIQSAAEQKGSKATIFSNRDVLAYIAKNNSQILVDHLQMLPDYVVFTDKDIYLAKQLELLGIPVFNQSEAIRISDDKIATYQKLAAVNLPIPRTIIYPKTFFATEVKKTIIQSAVEAFGFPMIVKEAFGSFGEQVYLVHTDQELSTKIETLGTNPFMLQEFITSSYGVDLRLHVVGDQVVAAMKRQSANDFRANVTAGGTMEAYQPNDIEQELAIKATKAIGADFAGVDLLLGPDQNPIVCEVNSNAHIHNLYDCTGINVADFMIDYILHTISGSD, from the coding sequence ATGCACAAAAATGGTTGGATTATATATAATGATAGTTTACCAGGAAATAAATTTATTGACTTTGCTGAATGGATTCAATCAGCGGCAGAACAGAAAGGAAGCAAGGCTACTATTTTTTCAAATAGGGATGTGCTCGCTTATATAGCAAAAAATAATTCGCAAATTTTAGTAGACCATTTACAGATGCTACCGGATTATGTTGTCTTTACGGATAAAGATATTTACTTAGCAAAACAGCTGGAGTTGCTTGGCATACCTGTATTTAATCAATCAGAGGCGATTCGAATCAGTGATGATAAAATTGCTACCTATCAAAAACTAGCGGCAGTCAACTTGCCTATTCCAAGAACGATTATTTATCCAAAGACATTTTTTGCAACTGAGGTTAAAAAAACGATTATTCAATCAGCCGTCGAGGCGTTTGGCTTCCCTATGATTGTTAAAGAAGCATTTGGTTCTTTTGGTGAACAGGTATATCTTGTACATACAGATCAGGAATTGTCGACAAAAATAGAGACGTTAGGGACAAATCCTTTTATGTTGCAAGAATTTATTACTTCCAGCTATGGTGTAGATTTACGGCTGCATGTCGTAGGCGACCAAGTTGTTGCAGCAATGAAACGTCAATCGGCAAATGATTTTCGGGCCAATGTTACAGCAGGTGGAACGATGGAAGCTTATCAACCAAATGATATCGAGCAAGAATTGGCAATTAAAGCAACGAAGGCAATTGGTGCTGATTTTGCTGGTGTAGATTTATTATTAGGTCCTGATCAGAACCCCATTGTCTGTGAAGTTAACTCCAATGCACATATTCATAATTTGTACGACTGTACCGGAATAAATGTAGCAGACTTTATGATAGACTATATTTTGCATACAATCAGCGGCAGTGACTGA
- a CDS encoding phosphotransferase: MEDIKTVLQAYSVQPFYIEKKTDHLYWVQDHQQQYALKQSHLTLELIPMWEKVYREAYEQNLYAVLPVYLTRQGNIYQYYKGSIYYLTPWRGEAVTTFDKLTAERFFHNIGRVHAKTKQSHLIETEDFSATFQQYRDHCKQLKQQLLGFVEQYEKNRYMSPLELLICTQYRDIDFCLQESIRRIDQLIYEQETEKDWNYSLCHGNIYASHILKNKEQLYLINWEKARFDYPVYDLADFFKHETNHYDTPTDTFLQAFESYMNENKLSKKELYLLIIQLLDAQPYLNQLEMHARSKKTMIEQIVELQYEFRRILFGLHFSAYVENKYDTLDLDDLDDEED, translated from the coding sequence GTGGAGGACATAAAAACAGTTTTGCAAGCATATTCGGTTCAGCCATTTTACATTGAAAAGAAAACAGACCACCTCTATTGGGTACAGGATCATCAGCAGCAATATGCATTAAAGCAGAGTCACTTAACTCTTGAGCTGATACCGATGTGGGAAAAGGTATACAGAGAAGCATATGAACAAAATCTATACGCTGTTTTACCTGTATATTTAACGAGACAGGGAAATATTTATCAGTACTATAAAGGTAGTATCTATTATTTAACACCTTGGAGAGGCGAAGCGGTAACTACATTTGATAAGCTAACAGCGGAAAGATTCTTTCACAACATTGGCAGGGTGCATGCTAAAACAAAACAGTCACATTTGATTGAGACAGAGGACTTTTCAGCAACCTTTCAACAATATAGAGACCATTGTAAACAGTTGAAACAACAACTGCTCGGTTTTGTTGAACAATACGAAAAGAACCGTTATATGTCCCCATTGGAATTACTTATTTGTACCCAATACAGAGATATTGATTTTTGCTTACAGGAGAGCATCCGGCGAATCGATCAACTCATTTATGAACAGGAGACGGAAAAAGATTGGAATTACAGTCTCTGTCATGGGAACATATACGCATCACATATCCTGAAAAACAAAGAGCAGCTCTACTTGATAAATTGGGAAAAAGCAAGGTTTGATTATCCTGTTTATGATTTAGCTGACTTTTTCAAACACGAAACAAACCATTATGATACGCCTACGGATACATTTTTACAAGCATTTGAATCTTATATGAATGAAAATAAATTATCTAAAAAAGAGCTTTATTTACTTATTATCCAATTGTTAGATGCACAACCATACTTAAATCAATTAGAAATGCATGCCAGATCTAAAAAAACAATGATTGAGCAAATCGTTGAATTGCAATACGAATTTCGCCGGATATTATTTGGGTTGCATTTTTCTGCTTATGTTGAGAATAAATACGACACATTGGATTTGGATGATTTAGATGATGAGGAAGATTAA
- a CDS encoding LysM peptidoglycan-binding domain-containing protein: MTNDSSVFRFELNETLYFEKGQEVNEMRGVSLEPDISIHSFHDYITIKGIIELKGEYEKSDRFQVEGDIETDDFHAKRYVEAVEEMDNDLAIFSHRFPVEISVPVNRVADLNDVSVYIQSFDYEIPEPSMFRLYSTIEIHGLNRYGEISQSENNSELDSVLSDMDRETESNTDVEEEQFQFELKRPDEEMMEEQPKEAVDLPMFSTDEEQDQETDRNSNLNDAIVEETTKEEAKDIVQEETKRKENQEEKESTSKDDKETDETGRWKYKETKSLKEFFANTSKDKAEEVDDEEDEYDEEDLHDEDEVYDDEDLHDDDHDIERKKAKDVSPEIRENSDNQEDNERVRAVSYLSDMFSDSEEESFTRMRLCIVQEQDTIDSIAERYQVSALQLIKLNRLDEDYDVKEGQLLYIPHKKK, from the coding sequence GTGACAAACGATAGTTCGGTATTTCGTTTTGAATTGAATGAAACGCTCTACTTTGAAAAAGGACAGGAAGTAAATGAAATGAGAGGTGTTTCTTTAGAACCGGACATTTCCATTCATTCCTTTCACGATTATATTACAATCAAAGGGATTATTGAGTTGAAAGGAGAGTATGAAAAAAGCGATCGTTTTCAAGTGGAAGGAGATATAGAAACGGATGATTTTCATGCTAAGCGGTATGTAGAAGCAGTGGAAGAAATGGATAACGATCTTGCCATTTTTTCCCATCGTTTTCCGGTAGAAATTTCTGTACCAGTAAACCGAGTAGCTGATCTAAACGACGTCAGCGTTTATATTCAAAGTTTTGATTACGAAATCCCAGAACCGTCTATGTTCCGCTTATATTCCACGATTGAAATCCATGGTCTCAATAGATACGGTGAAATCAGCCAATCCGAAAATAATAGTGAATTAGATTCTGTACTTTCGGATATGGATAGAGAAACGGAGAGTAACACAGATGTAGAGGAGGAGCAATTCCAATTTGAATTAAAGCGTCCAGATGAAGAAATGATGGAGGAGCAGCCAAAAGAAGCAGTGGATTTGCCAATGTTTTCTACGGATGAAGAACAGGATCAGGAGACCGATAGAAATAGTAATTTGAATGATGCAATTGTTGAAGAAACAACGAAAGAGGAAGCAAAAGACATCGTACAAGAAGAGACGAAACGGAAAGAAAATCAGGAAGAAAAAGAATCTACGAGCAAAGACGATAAAGAAACCGACGAGACTGGAAGATGGAAATATAAAGAGACTAAATCATTAAAAGAATTTTTTGCCAACACTTCTAAGGATAAAGCGGAAGAGGTAGATGACGAAGAAGATGAATATGATGAGGAAGATTTACATGACGAAGATGAAGTGTACGATGATGAAGACTTACACGATGATGATCATGATATAGAAAGAAAAAAAGCAAAAGATGTTTCACCAGAGATAAGAGAAAATAGTGATAATCAGGAAGATAACGAACGAGTACGAGCTGTTAGTTATTTGTCGGATATGTTTAGTGATTCAGAAGAGGAAAGTTTTACAAGGATGCGGCTTTGTATAGTGCAAGAACAGGACACGATTGATTCCATTGCTGAACGGTATCAGGTTTCTGCACTGCAGCTAATTAAACTAAATCGATTAGATGAAGATTATGATGTGAAAGAAGGACAATTATTATATATACCGCATAAGAAAAAATAA
- a CDS encoding valine--tRNA ligase has protein sequence MSEEQKPSLSAKYNPHEVEKGRYQFWLEGKYFEATNDKEKEPFSIVIPPPNVTGRLHLGHAWDTTMQDTISRMKRMQGYDVLWLPGMDHAGIATQAKVEAKLKEEGTNRYELGRKKFLEKAWEWKEEYAKFIRKQWGKLGLSLDYSRERFTLDEGLSDAVKEVFVKLYEEGLIYRGEYIINWDPETKTALSDIEVIYEEVQGKFYHMRYPLKDGEETIEIATTRPETMLGDTAVAVHPNDERYKHLIGKKVILPIVGREIEIIADEYVDMEFGSGAVKITPAHDPNDFEIGNRHNLERILVMNEDGSMNENAGKYEGLDRFACRKQIVKDLQEQGILFKIEDHVHQVGHSERSGAVVEPYLSTQWFVKMQPLADAAIKLQQGEEKVNFVPKRFERTYLNWMENIRDWCISRQLWWGHRIPAWYHKETNEIYVGKEPPVDIENWEQDEDVLDTWFSSALWPFSTMGWPNTDAEDFKRYFPTGVLVTGYDIIFFWVARMIFQSKHFTKQKPFNDVLIHGLIRDAEGRKMSKSLGNGVDPMDVIDKYGADSLRYFLLTGSTPGQDLRFHWEKVESTWNFANKVWNASRFSLMNLEGFTYEDIDLSGEKSLADKWILTRLNETIEHVTKNTDKYEFGEAGRHLYNFIWDELCDWYIEMAKLPLYGDDEEEKQTTRSILVYVLDQTMRMLHPFMPFITEEIWQQLPHRGESITVAKWPEKREELHDEKAAKEMKRLVAIIKSVRSIRAEVDTPISKPIQLIIQAESDQIVQELESNRHYLERFCNTSELIISVNVTAPEKAMTSVVTGVELFLPLEGLIDFDKEIARLEKELAKWTKEVERVQKKLANQGFINKAPEAIVEEEKQKEKDYLDKQAKVQARLNELKG, from the coding sequence ATGAGTGAAGAACAAAAACCATCACTTTCTGCTAAATATAATCCACACGAAGTAGAAAAAGGGCGTTATCAGTTTTGGTTAGAAGGAAAGTATTTTGAAGCAACAAATGATAAAGAAAAGGAGCCGTTTTCTATTGTTATACCACCACCAAACGTTACTGGTCGCTTACATCTAGGTCACGCTTGGGATACAACGATGCAAGATACGATTTCACGGATGAAGCGAATGCAAGGCTATGATGTACTGTGGCTGCCGGGAATGGATCATGCCGGTATTGCTACACAGGCAAAAGTAGAAGCTAAATTAAAGGAAGAGGGGACGAATCGTTATGAATTAGGAAGAAAAAAATTCCTTGAAAAAGCTTGGGAATGGAAGGAAGAATATGCTAAGTTTATCCGCAAACAGTGGGGAAAGTTAGGTCTTAGCTTAGATTACTCCAGAGAGCGATTTACTTTAGATGAAGGTTTGTCGGATGCAGTAAAAGAAGTATTCGTTAAACTGTACGAAGAAGGGTTGATTTACCGGGGCGAATATATTATCAACTGGGATCCGGAAACGAAAACGGCTTTATCTGATATCGAAGTAATTTATGAGGAAGTTCAGGGGAAATTCTATCATATGCGCTACCCGTTGAAGGATGGTGAAGAAACGATTGAAATTGCGACAACACGTCCTGAAACGATGCTGGGAGATACGGCTGTAGCTGTACATCCAAATGATGAAAGATACAAGCATTTAATTGGTAAAAAGGTAATTTTACCGATTGTTGGCCGTGAAATTGAAATTATCGCTGATGAATATGTTGATATGGAATTTGGTTCCGGAGCAGTAAAAATAACCCCTGCCCATGATCCAAATGACTTTGAAATTGGTAACCGTCATAATTTGGAACGTATATTAGTTATGAATGAAGATGGATCCATGAACGAAAACGCTGGAAAATATGAAGGTTTAGATCGGTTTGCTTGTAGAAAACAAATTGTCAAAGATCTTCAAGAACAAGGGATATTGTTTAAAATTGAAGACCATGTTCACCAAGTCGGTCATTCAGAGCGGAGCGGAGCTGTTGTAGAACCGTATCTTTCTACACAATGGTTTGTTAAAATGCAGCCGTTGGCAGATGCGGCGATTAAATTGCAACAGGGAGAAGAAAAGGTTAACTTTGTTCCCAAACGTTTTGAACGAACGTATTTAAATTGGATGGAAAATATACGCGACTGGTGTATTTCCCGTCAATTATGGTGGGGACACAGAATTCCTGCTTGGTATCATAAAGAAACAAATGAAATTTATGTTGGTAAAGAACCTCCAGTTGATATTGAAAATTGGGAGCAAGATGAAGATGTTTTAGATACATGGTTTTCATCAGCATTATGGCCGTTTTCTACAATGGGATGGCCAAATACGGATGCAGAGGACTTCAAACGTTATTTTCCGACTGGTGTTCTTGTTACAGGCTATGATATTATCTTTTTCTGGGTTGCTAGAATGATTTTTCAATCGAAGCATTTTACGAAGCAGAAGCCGTTTAATGATGTGCTAATCCATGGATTAATCCGTGACGCAGAAGGAAGAAAAATGAGTAAGTCATTAGGGAATGGTGTTGATCCAATGGATGTCATTGATAAATATGGTGCCGACTCATTGCGGTATTTCTTATTAACAGGGTCAACTCCCGGTCAGGATTTGCGATTTCATTGGGAAAAAGTAGAATCAACTTGGAATTTTGCCAATAAAGTTTGGAATGCATCCCGTTTTTCACTAATGAATTTGGAAGGATTCACTTATGAAGATATTGACTTATCAGGAGAAAAATCGCTTGCTGATAAATGGATTTTGACTCGCTTAAACGAAACCATTGAACATGTTACAAAAAACACGGACAAGTATGAGTTCGGTGAAGCCGGACGTCATCTTTATAATTTCATTTGGGATGAATTATGTGACTGGTATATCGAAATGGCAAAATTACCATTATATGGTGATGATGAGGAAGAAAAACAGACAACTCGCTCTATCCTCGTCTATGTTTTAGATCAAACAATGCGCATGCTTCATCCATTTATGCCATTTATTACGGAAGAAATTTGGCAACAATTACCACACCGAGGCGAGTCGATAACGGTAGCTAAATGGCCAGAGAAACGAGAAGAACTTCACGATGAAAAAGCTGCGAAAGAAATGAAACGACTAGTTGCCATTATTAAGTCCGTCCGTAGTATACGTGCAGAAGTCGATACACCAATATCGAAGCCGATTCAACTTATAATTCAGGCAGAAAGTGACCAAATTGTTCAAGAATTAGAAAGTAACCGTCATTATTTAGAGCGTTTTTGTAATACGAGTGAACTAATTATTTCGGTAAATGTTACAGCTCCAGAAAAAGCGATGACCAGTGTCGTAACGGGTGTAGAATTATTCTTACCGTTAGAAGGTTTAATTGATTTCGATAAGGAAATTGCTAGGCTCGAGAAAGAACTTGCAAAATGGACAAAAGAAGTAGAACGGGTGCAAAAAAAACTTGCCAATCAAGGGTTTATTAATAAAGCACCAGAAGCAATTGTTGAAGAAGAAAAACAAAAAGAAAAAGATTATCTTGATAAACAAGCGAAAGTGCAAGCAAGACTGAATGAACTGAAAGGATAA